Proteins from one Rutidosis leptorrhynchoides isolate AG116_Rl617_1_P2 unplaced genomic scaffold, CSIRO_AGI_Rlap_v1 contig475, whole genome shotgun sequence genomic window:
- the LOC139883926 gene encoding uncharacterized protein — translation MAGYGVGIIILGCVMVLNIMVVPCLATVYTVGDSSGWTLGVDYATWAADKTFKVGDSLVFNYGSGSHTVEEVSDTDYKGCTTGNSINSDNSGKTTVDLKTAGTLYFMCGVMGHCGTGMKLAITVAAAQESGAPSSTTPTTTTTATPPSSATTSNNIPSAGTTTPSIYTPAFSSGNYLHAPLNVRGKKIINFNKAVFFIEDCLIRHSGIQEFKSKGPFISKTYDHNCSMNKLMIDGVKTFAEAFLKTVDDAGSNKVDT, via the exons ATGGCTGGTTATGGCGTTGGAATTATAATATTAGGTTGTGTGATGGTGTTAAATATAATGGTGGTGCCATGCCTTGCCACAGTTTACACGGTGGGGGACTCCTCAGGCTGGACTTTAGGTGTTGATTATGCTACTTGGGCCGCCGACAAGACTTTCAAAGTTGGCGATTCCCTCG TATTCAATTATGGAAGTGGTAGCCACACAGTGGAGGAAGTGAGTGATACTGACTACAAAGGCTGCACAACCGGAAACTCAATCAACTCCGACAACAGCGGAAAGACAACAGTTGACCTCAAAACAGCTGGAACACTCTACTTCATGTGTGGAGTAATGGGCCATTGTGGGACCGGAATGAAACTTGCCATCACCGTCGCGGCTGCCCAAGAATCAGGAGCACCATCCAGTACAACACCAACCACTACTACAACAGCAACACCACCTTCCAGTGCTACTACTAGTAACAATATTCCGTCCGCCGGAACCACCACTCCTTCAATTTACACACCTGCATTTTCATCAGGGAATTACCTT cACGCCCCTCTCAATGTTAGAGGTAAGAAAATTATTAACTTCAACAAGGCTGTTTTTTTTATCGAAGATTGTCTTATTCGCCATTCGGGAATTCAA GAATTCAAGTCAAAAGGTCCTTTTATTTCCAAAACTTACGATCATAATTGCTCGATGAACAAATTGATGATTGATG GTGTCAAAACTTTCGCCGAGGCTTTTCTTAAAACTGTGGATGATGCTGGATCAAACAAAGTGGATACATAA